A portion of the Roseofilum capinflatum BLCC-M114 genome contains these proteins:
- a CDS encoding cyclic nucleotide-binding domain-containing protein has product MSRPEGNLLPIPHDLLPINRLTQLFLLAISMMNFSVIGLTLGSALFLQHAGPSSLPLSYMIMGGVSIPVYLGLSQIVDRTHRPRLLQYFLILALGLAIALRLLILFDRPWVYFILYISFYIQWTLVTEVLFPSLVTDYFTTLDWKRYAPSLRMATALGGLLGGGLISILSQRITPENLILILPFFYAIVFIQLLYLDHTQNPIEPSTSPDSVNPPTTSSRLGTLKDYPIIGFLATSTFLTILLYTIGEFLYFSIYTQTFQGDRQLTHFLGIMRMINSIIPFVILYTCTQPLLNRIGVMGMNLVYPMTTFLSFLGLGTQGNLIAAIICNCNTNGIEDSINQPIQSLNYNAVPYPLVGRIRTISNGLFYSLGLATAGLLLWGLERFSLSQIAQLGMGFSLLFLIVRYGMGKSYLQSLLSLLRSGSTHFDDVRGGLTQLPKRCETEVIEMLISGDLQNIILALSLASRLKKPEQFLIYIQPLFINPHPEIHRHLVQFFQSCPSPQMLDFLEPFLKSEDQTLRLLALEAIIASKYKLTNEQLESLGQNPNLQQQALLCVASIEAQSQHPQIYQACQIFWNTPLDETTKLTLIRAIRSTKNRQFIPYLQMLLKGASLQVTRQGLDVLALLARPGERDLGELAATQLANIDPLSRAVAFKVMGVVQNPNLLLDVAMGLQHSSLAVRLWAATALANYGEASLKVARIYLYSPRYEVVEMAIATLAKVGSRRALNMLYDFLKPDYKAVAKTPSWIQSIDSHAPYAKFLKVILDDYQQRVLRRVFYVLSVLDDQKTIQQIQPLLTTTDARLRANALETLMSLKHQRFIRPILPLLDNAPTSVSHAVLSESELINQLSQQNDRWLRLGALFILSPTPHLIPPHLEEDSSPLVRRIAQSLATGQQEEIPQQDWFLSQLFFLKQTHLLNILSLDELEELNSLFYPEDRPANSTLYVCDPHQAKLYLIAEGQVTLYNHPDTVEAQTLTLNPGEYFGEIAALEKPWYKVVTQTDCSFLTLSSKQFDYLIDRCPRLLWCLSQPQKYSASR; this is encoded by the coding sequence ATGAGTAGACCTGAAGGCAACCTATTACCTATTCCCCATGACCTATTGCCCATTAACCGTTTAACACAACTGTTCCTCCTGGCCATCTCCATGATGAACTTTAGTGTCATTGGGTTAACCCTAGGAAGTGCCCTCTTTTTACAACATGCCGGCCCATCCTCTCTGCCCCTGTCCTATATGATCATGGGAGGGGTTTCTATCCCGGTATATCTGGGATTATCGCAAATCGTCGATCGCACCCATCGCCCCCGACTCTTACAATATTTTCTCATCCTTGCCCTCGGACTGGCGATCGCCTTACGTCTATTGATTCTGTTCGATCGCCCCTGGGTTTACTTCATCCTTTACATCAGCTTCTATATTCAATGGACTTTAGTCACCGAAGTCCTCTTTCCCAGCTTAGTCACCGATTACTTTACCACCCTAGACTGGAAGCGATACGCCCCCTCCCTGAGAATGGCAACCGCTTTAGGGGGGTTATTAGGTGGAGGGTTAATCAGTATCCTCTCGCAAAGAATTACACCCGAAAATCTGATCTTAATTCTGCCCTTTTTTTATGCGATCGTTTTTATTCAACTGCTCTATCTCGACCATACCCAAAACCCCATAGAACCCTCAACTTCCCCAGATTCCGTCAACCCTCCCACTACCAGTTCCCGCTTAGGAACCCTGAAAGACTATCCAATCATTGGCTTCTTAGCCACCAGCACCTTTTTAACTATTCTCCTGTATACCATTGGCGAGTTTCTTTACTTTAGTATCTATACCCAAACCTTTCAGGGCGATCGCCAACTGACCCATTTTTTAGGCATCATGCGAATGATCAACAGCATCATTCCCTTTGTCATTCTCTACACCTGTACCCAACCCCTGCTCAATCGGATTGGGGTCATGGGAATGAACTTAGTTTATCCCATGACCACCTTTCTCAGCTTTCTCGGATTAGGAACTCAAGGCAACTTAATCGCTGCCATAATTTGCAATTGTAATACCAATGGCATTGAAGATAGCATTAATCAACCCATTCAAAGCCTCAACTATAACGCCGTTCCCTATCCTTTAGTCGGCCGGATTCGCACCATCAGCAACGGCTTATTCTACTCTCTCGGTCTAGCCACCGCCGGCCTTTTGCTCTGGGGATTAGAGCGATTCAGTCTATCCCAAATTGCTCAATTGGGTATGGGCTTTAGCTTACTCTTTTTGATCGTCCGCTATGGTATGGGTAAAAGTTATCTACAATCCCTGCTGAGTTTATTGCGATCGGGTTCCACTCACTTTGATGATGTAAGAGGAGGATTAACCCAATTACCCAAACGCTGCGAAACTGAAGTGATCGAGATGCTCATCAGTGGCGATCTTCAAAACATTATTCTCGCCCTTTCTCTTGCCTCTCGCCTGAAAAAACCTGAACAATTTTTAATCTACATTCAACCCCTATTCATCAATCCCCACCCAGAGATTCATCGCCATCTGGTTCAATTTTTCCAAAGTTGTCCCAGTCCCCAGATGCTCGATTTTTTAGAGCCTTTTCTCAAAAGTGAGGATCAAACCCTACGCCTGTTAGCCCTAGAAGCAATTATTGCCAGTAAATATAAACTCACCAATGAACAGTTAGAAAGCCTCGGTCAAAACCCCAATCTTCAACAACAAGCTCTTCTGTGTGTAGCTTCTATTGAAGCGCAAAGTCAACATCCTCAAATTTACCAGGCCTGCCAAATCTTTTGGAATACTCCCCTCGATGAAACCACCAAACTTACCTTAATTCGAGCCATTCGTAGTACCAAAAATCGCCAATTTATTCCCTATCTGCAAATGCTCTTAAAGGGGGCTTCCCTACAGGTGACTCGTCAAGGATTAGATGTGTTAGCCCTACTTGCTCGCCCTGGAGAAAGAGATTTAGGAGAGTTAGCCGCGACCCAACTCGCCAATATCGATCCGTTATCTAGGGCAGTAGCTTTTAAGGTCATGGGCGTTGTCCAAAATCCCAATTTACTGCTGGATGTGGCCATGGGACTGCAACATTCAAGTTTAGCAGTCCGGTTATGGGCAGCCACAGCCTTAGCCAATTATGGGGAAGCCAGCTTAAAAGTAGCTCGTATCTATCTCTATTCCCCTCGCTATGAGGTCGTGGAAATGGCGATCGCCACCCTAGCTAAAGTAGGAAGTCGCCGCGCCCTCAATATGCTCTATGACTTCCTCAAACCTGATTATAAAGCAGTTGCCAAAACCCCCTCCTGGATTCAAAGTATTGACTCCCATGCCCCCTATGCCAAGTTTTTAAAGGTTATTCTGGATGACTATCAACAACGAGTCCTTCGGCGTGTCTTTTATGTTTTATCCGTACTGGATGACCAAAAAACTATTCAACAGATTCAACCTTTACTGACGACAACCGATGCTCGTCTGCGAGCCAATGCCCTAGAAACCTTGATGTCCCTGAAACATCAACGATTTATCCGTCCCATTCTTCCCCTATTGGATAATGCTCCAACATCTGTCTCTCATGCTGTTTTATCCGAATCGGAATTAATCAACCAACTTAGTCAACAGAACGATCGCTGGTTACGCCTTGGTGCATTATTCATCCTCTCGCCTACCCCCCATCTCATCCCTCCTCACTTAGAAGAAGACTCTAGCCCCCTCGTTCGCAGGATTGCCCAATCCCTAGCAACGGGTCAACAAGAAGAAATCCCCCAACAAGACTGGTTTTTAAGCCAACTCTTTTTCCTGAAACAAACCCACCTATTGAACATCCTATCCCTTGATGAATTAGAAGAACTCAACTCCCTTTTTTATCCAGAAGATCGCCCTGCAAACTCCACCCTTTACGTCTGCGACCCCCACCAAGCTAAACTCTATCTGATCGCCGAGGGTCAAGTAACTTTATATAACCATCCCGACACAGTAGAAGCCCAGACCCTAACGCTTAACCCTGGAGAATATTTTGGTGAAATTGCTGCTCTCGAAAAGCCTTGGTACAAAGTGGTTACTCAAACCGATTGTTCTTTTTTAACTCTATCGAGTAAACAATTTGATTATCTGATCGATCGCTGTCCTCGCCTTCTCTGGTGTCTGTCTCAACCGCAGAAATATAGCGCTTCGCGCTAG
- a CDS encoding thioredoxin family protein: MARTESTMLALGTLAPNFQLPDVVSGEIISLESFAQNKALLVMFICKHCPFVKHIQSQLSSLGKDYQETDLGIVAISANDAVKYPDDAPEQLKQMAVELGFTFPLCYDETQEVAKTYTAACTPDFFLFDSDRRLVYRGQLDDSRPSTEIPVTGTDLRQAIETTLAGQPVNPEQKPSLGCNIKWKPGNEPSYYG; this comes from the coding sequence ATGGCTAGAACCGAATCAACCATGTTGGCGTTAGGCACTCTAGCGCCCAACTTTCAACTCCCAGATGTGGTTTCTGGAGAAATTATTTCTTTAGAGAGTTTTGCCCAGAACAAAGCCCTGTTGGTGATGTTTATTTGTAAACATTGCCCGTTTGTCAAACATATTCAGAGCCAATTATCAAGCTTAGGGAAAGATTATCAGGAGACGGACTTGGGAATCGTGGCGATTAGCGCCAATGATGCGGTGAAATATCCCGATGATGCTCCGGAACAACTCAAACAGATGGCTGTAGAATTAGGCTTTACCTTTCCCCTTTGCTATGACGAAACCCAAGAAGTGGCGAAAACCTATACGGCTGCTTGCACGCCCGATTTTTTCCTCTTTGATAGCGATCGCCGTCTCGTGTACCGAGGTCAACTCGATGACTCTCGCCCCAGCACCGAGATTCCCGTAACTGGTACAGACCTGCGCCAGGCGATCGAAACCACCTTAGCCGGACAACCCGTCAACCCAGAGCAAAAGCCAAGTCTTGGTTGTAACATCAAGTGGAAGCCAGGGAATGAACCCTCCTATTATGGCTAG